Proteins found in one Pontibacter sp. SGAir0037 genomic segment:
- the queA gene encoding tRNA preQ1(34) S-adenosylmethionine ribosyltransferase-isomerase QueA — protein sequence MKLSEFKFDLPADLLATHPTENRDESRMMVVNRATGKIEHRIFKDILEYFDDGDIMVVNDTKVFPARLYGNKEKTGAKIEVFLLRELNKDIHLWDVLVDPARKIRVGNKLYFGESDLVAEVIDNTTSRGRTIKFLFDGPDEEFYKTINDLGETPLPKYIKREAEPEDRERYQTVYAKNIGAVAAPTAGLHFTKEVLKRLELQGVEVAPLTLHVGLGTFRPVDVEDLTKHKMDSENFMVPSATADMVNKALDNKKRVCSVGTTTMRALESSVSANSRLKPNEGWTDRFIFPPYDFKIANSLITNFHMPESTLLMMTAAFGGYELIMEAYELALKEKYRFFSYGDVMLII from the coding sequence ATGAAATTATCTGAATTTAAATTCGATCTTCCGGCCGATTTACTAGCCACGCACCCCACAGAAAATCGTGACGAGTCACGTATGATGGTGGTAAACCGTGCAACTGGTAAAATTGAGCACAGGATTTTTAAAGATATTCTGGAGTACTTCGATGATGGTGACATTATGGTAGTGAATGATACTAAAGTATTTCCAGCCCGCCTTTACGGTAATAAAGAAAAGACTGGTGCCAAGATAGAAGTGTTCCTGCTGCGTGAGCTGAACAAGGATATTCACCTGTGGGATGTTTTAGTAGATCCTGCCCGTAAGATTCGTGTTGGTAACAAGCTTTATTTTGGTGAGAGCGACCTGGTAGCCGAAGTAATAGACAACACAACCTCCCGTGGCCGTACCATTAAGTTTTTATTTGACGGCCCGGATGAAGAGTTCTATAAAACAATTAATGACCTGGGCGAAACACCGCTTCCAAAATACATCAAGCGCGAAGCAGAACCAGAAGACAGAGAGCGTTATCAGACAGTATATGCCAAAAATATTGGTGCTGTAGCTGCTCCGACTGCTGGTTTGCACTTCACAAAAGAGGTTTTAAAGCGCCTGGAGTTACAGGGCGTTGAGGTTGCACCTCTTACACTGCACGTGGGCTTAGGTACTTTCCGCCCGGTAGACGTAGAAGATCTGACCAAACACAAAATGGATTCAGAAAACTTTATGGTACCTTCTGCCACAGCTGATATGGTAAACAAAGCACTTGATAACAAGAAGCGTGTTTGCTCTGTAGGTACTACTACCATGCGTGCACTGGAATCGTCTGTTTCAGCGAACAGCCGCCTGAAGCCAAACGAAGGATGGACCGACCGTTTTATCTTTCCTCCTTACGACTTCAAAATCGCAAACAGTCTGATCACGAATTTTCACATGCCTGAGTCTACGCTGCTGATGATGACAGCTGCTTTTGGAGGATATGAGCTGATTATGGAAGCGTATGAACTGGCTTTAAAAGAAAAGTATCGTTTCTTTAGCTACGGCGATGTCATGTTGATCATCTAA
- a CDS encoding ABC transporter permease — translation MIYFRLIIESFRFAWQALRANLLRTILSLLGVTIGIFAIISVFTLVDSLERNVRDSMSFIGENVLYVQKWPWGFGGEYAWWKYFQRPEPTMHEFRMLDRNLTMDAGVAIFADRGNNTFKNGNSSFTGADLMGVSYDFNKAMEVPVDRGRYFVTQEVDAGRNVIIIGNDVAETLFPRQDPIGQNLKIAGQRFTVIGLMEKQGESMFGGPDFDKMGIVPYIAFSKMFATGPRGVSSAIVVKGRENDPGLLELEYEIKGLMRTTRGLKPRDDDSFAINRPEMAAEAVSGFFAVVGLAGWVIGGFAILVGGFGIANIMFVSVKERTNIIGIQKSLGAKNYFILFQFLFESVFLSLIGGGIGIFLVFLLTLIPQDMMKVGLSLGNITLGLGVSAVIGMLSGIIPAFIASNLDPVIAIRSK, via the coding sequence ATGATCTACTTCCGCCTGATAATAGAAAGTTTCCGTTTTGCATGGCAGGCCCTCCGGGCTAACCTGCTCCGTACGATTCTGTCTTTGTTAGGAGTTACCATTGGTATTTTTGCCATTATCTCTGTTTTTACTCTAGTAGATTCGTTGGAACGTAATGTGCGCGACAGCATGAGTTTTATAGGTGAAAACGTACTCTATGTGCAGAAGTGGCCCTGGGGATTTGGTGGCGAGTATGCCTGGTGGAAATATTTTCAGCGGCCCGAACCTACCATGCATGAATTCAGAATGCTGGACCGCAACCTGACCATGGATGCGGGTGTAGCCATTTTTGCAGATCGCGGAAACAACACCTTTAAAAACGGGAACAGCAGTTTTACCGGAGCAGATCTGATGGGTGTTTCGTATGACTTTAACAAGGCCATGGAAGTACCTGTAGACCGCGGCAGGTATTTTGTAACGCAGGAGGTAGATGCAGGGCGAAACGTGATCATCATTGGTAACGACGTGGCCGAAACACTGTTCCCTCGCCAGGACCCCATAGGTCAGAACCTGAAAATAGCAGGCCAACGCTTTACTGTAATCGGTTTAATGGAAAAGCAGGGAGAAAGTATGTTTGGCGGACCTGACTTTGACAAAATGGGTATTGTGCCTTATATCGCCTTTAGTAAAATGTTTGCTACAGGCCCCAGAGGTGTTTCTTCGGCCATTGTAGTAAAGGGCCGCGAAAACGACCCTGGGTTGCTGGAACTGGAATATGAAATTAAGGGCCTGATGCGCACGACCCGCGGGCTTAAACCCCGTGATGATGATAGCTTTGCCATAAACCGGCCTGAAATGGCAGCAGAGGCGGTATCGGGTTTCTTTGCCGTAGTTGGCCTGGCAGGCTGGGTAATAGGTGGATTTGCTATTCTGGTTGGTGGTTTCGGAATTGCCAACATTATGTTCGTATCGGTAAAAGAACGAACCAACATTATCGGTATACAAAAATCTTTGGGTGCTAAAAATTATTTTATCCTGTTCCAGTTCCTGTTCGAGTCGGTGTTTCTCAGCCTGATAGGTGGCGGTATAGGCATTTTCCTGGTGTTTCTACTCACACTCATTCCGCAGGATATGATGAAGGTAGGGCTCTCCCTAGGCAACATTACCTTAGGTCTTGGCGTATCGGCGGTGATAGGTATGCTATCCGGTATTATTCCGGCCTTTATTGCTTCTAACTTAGACCCGGTAATAGCCATCCGTTCGAAATAG
- a CDS encoding 2-C-methyl-D-erythritol 4-phosphate cytidylyltransferase has product MKENLQQYAIIVAGGTGTRMQRDIPKQFIEVAGKPILMHTLERFYSYNPDIRLILVLPEDQQEVWRGLCQKHRFKLFHIVVKGGATRFDSVKNGLDLVSGEAIVAVHDGVRPFVSKTVIAEAFSTAAVYGNAIVAVSPKDSIRELLADEEQASKAVPRVNYKLVQTPQCFKASILRKAYEQDYQAAFTDDASVVESIGEKIVLVEGSYQNIKITTPEDLLLAEVFAKAIL; this is encoded by the coding sequence ATGAAAGAAAATCTACAGCAATATGCCATTATAGTTGCCGGGGGGACAGGCACGCGTATGCAGCGCGATATACCAAAGCAGTTTATCGAGGTTGCCGGTAAACCCATTCTGATGCACACGCTGGAACGATTTTATAGCTATAACCCCGACATTCGGTTAATTCTGGTGCTGCCGGAAGACCAGCAGGAGGTTTGGCGGGGCCTATGCCAGAAGCATCGGTTTAAGCTGTTCCATATAGTAGTAAAGGGAGGTGCTACCCGGTTTGATTCCGTAAAGAACGGCCTCGACCTGGTAAGCGGAGAGGCTATTGTGGCGGTGCACGATGGTGTAAGACCATTTGTGAGCAAAACTGTTATTGCAGAAGCCTTTTCTACAGCTGCAGTGTATGGAAATGCGATTGTGGCGGTATCGCCCAAAGATTCCATCCGGGAGCTGCTCGCTGATGAGGAGCAGGCAAGCAAAGCTGTTCCACGTGTGAACTATAAACTGGTGCAAACGCCGCAATGCTTCAAAGCAAGTATACTCCGTAAAGCCTATGAGCAGGATTATCAGGCTGCTTTTACCGATGATGCCTCTGTGGTAGAGAGTATAGGTGAGAAGATTGTTTTAGTTGAAGGGAGCTATCAGAATATTAAGATTACAACGCCCGAAGATCTTTTATTGGCAGAAGTATTTGCGAAGGCAATATTATAG